The window aatcaagtacaATAAGTTCCTCTAGGTTAGACAAATCAGGCAGGTGTTTCAGACTAGGGCAATGACGTAAAAGAAGTACTTGGAGAAGTTTCAAGGTACAAGCTGATGGTGGAAGGAATGAAACATGAGTGTAAGATAGGTCTAAGACTTTAAGCTTTGGCATACCAGTGAAAAAATCAAGTGAAAACCAATCAAGTGGGTTATATTGGAGTAGCAATGTAGACAAGTTTGGAAAATTAGGCTTTTTTGAGGGTGCTTTAAGTTGATTGTGCATAAATGATGCTCGTTTGATCTTTCCACACTGATCATCAATTGTGGGTAAGACCAAAAGATTATCACCTGCATTGATGAAGAAGTCATTATCTTGTTTGCTTATAATATTTACTGCCATATCGTGCAATAAGCCAAGCATCTTGACCCACTCTTGAGAGCCATTTGAATCAACAGCCTCCAAGAGACGAGCATCTTTGAGTTCTTTCAAAACTTTCATCCCCAATTTCCTCTTTTCTTCTAATGACTCAACATATATATCCAATAGACCTTCCCAGATCCAATAATCTATCAGCTGCTTTGCTTCAATTGGAATACCTTTTGGGTACAAGGCACAGTACAAGAAACATTGTTGGTATTTCTCCTCCAGTCTCTTATAACTGTATTCCAAGCGTTCAAACTGCATTGCAGTAGATGGTGTTGATCTAGCCCGGCTACTCAACCTTTCTTGAAGTGCAATACTAATTTCATCCAAGCTTTGACCCTGTACTTCTCTCAAATGCATTCCCAATATGAGAACTGCTAATGGCAATCCTGCACAATCTTCTATTGCTTTTTCCTGAATCTCGCTATCTACAAGGAAAAGGCTGTCACCAACAGTCCTCTTTAAAAAAGCCAAAGTATCAACGCTAGAGAGTGGTTTTATTTCATAGTACTCATTTTTCACAATTCTTGGGCACGCAAATCGAGATCTAGAAGTAAGGATGACCTTGCATACCACTTCCCCATTATCAGACTCTGGAATTCCAATCTCTTGAAGAGAATAATCATCCCATAAAAAATCAAGAATCACCAAACATTTCTTCCGTAGCACAAACTCATCACGCAGTTTTAAAGCTCTACTTGCATCATCACTAGTGTCAGGGAGCGTTATATTTAAGCTCCTAGCAACCTGCTCTTGAAGAATCTTGAGCTGAACACCAAATTCAGCAGCTACCCATataacataatcaaatgaattacACTCATACAAAGCTTGGTTATATATAGCTTCTGCAACAGCTGTCTTGCCAACACCAGCTATGCCATGAATGCATAATACTTTAACGTTTTGTTTTTGGGTTAGGCTCTTCCATATGTTCTCAatatcaatatttctagttctCACCACAGTTTCATTACAAGCTCGTTGATATCCCCTCACAACAGGCTTCATTCTAACACACCTATTCTTTTCAATTAACTGATCAAATATACTGATTTCTCGTTCAATGGCTGCGCTTGCAGCACATCGACGACAACAGTCGGGCAAGAAGCCATTCATACATCTACCATCTATGCTTCTTCTAAGATTTTCTATATCTACTTTGTTGAGGGAATCTTCAGCTTCTCTCATCCAATCTTTCACATCAGTTAGAAGAAAagttgtcccatttgcttgtgCTTGCAATCTATTAAGCATCTCTCTTGCTTCTGCAATCTTTGTCTTCAGGTTTTCCAGATTACTTCGACGTTCCTTAAACCTATGAGGGACATATTCTTCCCGGACCCAAGCAGCAATAAGACCAGTAACTAATCCACCGACTGCAGTCAGGAAAGGCGCTGCAGCCATATAATTTTAATGCAGCGCATAGAAACAgaaattcattaataaataatattttgtacAAAGACCATTTGAACTTCACACAATCCAATAGCATCATGGGAAAAAAAAGGGGGAAAAGTTGGGCAAGAAAGGGAAGTAAAAGTTGAAAGTTCACCAGAAAGGCTACAGGTAGCATCGCAAGCATAAGTATATGAAAGAAAATGGATTCCATATAAGATCAAGTATTAAACAACTTGTGGTCTTTTGGGTGTTTGgtttgagagaaaagaaaatttggAAAAACTAATTCTCTATTTTCCCTTTTTTGACAAGAGATTGAAGTTGAAAAGCTTGGTTGGAAAAGGGTTTACATCTATTTGCAAACATTTTCCTTGAGTATTGGAAGAAAACCAATTTCCTTTCGGTCTTTCATCCATAACATTCTCCATTTTCTCCAAGTAAAAGAAAACTAATCCTCATttgcattttaaaataaaaagcttTCAcggaaaactaatttctaaaaTTTTACAACAATATTTCACTACCCCAATGTGCAATGCCATTAAAATGGCTTATGCTTAGGAGGGGCTTTGAAGTCGGATTTatgcaatccataaaatttatttccTATTGACCCCACAATGCTTTACCACTCTCTTTTAAGCATTTCCTACATTTTCTCTTCTCCTTCCTTGTCCTCACAATCCATTAGCTACCAGTAAGTGTAAgaacattattattatctttacaTTGCACAGATTTATAACTAACTTAAACGAAAGATTTGAGTAGTCAATAGAAGTAAATACATACTTGCAAAGGCAGCCAGCGgcattttctttgattttctacTACAAGCCGGGTTTACTGTTGAATGTTAATAATAGCAGCAATACTGAATATGATTTTACCAAACAGTTGGAAAGCCGAGTGGATTCAGATCCCATGCATCTACAAATGAAGTCAATTTTCTTAGTATAGAAAGCACTTCAGCATGTGAATTAAATATCAATAAAGAGCACACTAACTAAGTGTTATATTAAACACTGCTACTATATATGATTTCATTGAAAGTGTAAAAGGAagcaactcaatcaaaagctaaAACTTATGGTTGAAGCCAgtgtatgttatatactttatcacGCTCCCTTATACCAAGGAAACAAcacaactaaaagcttaagctgatggttaaaaacacaagatatgttatatactccaaTAACATATATGTTCATTTAGTGACTTGACCTAAGACCCCGTCCCAAAGCATGAGATCTTAGGTTCAAAGTTTCAAAACCCTTCCAATCCTTAATGTATAAATTACTAGTCAGAATAAGACATGAAGCATTTCTCCCTATGTTTTTGGAATACTTGAACAACATTTCTATATGAATATCGATGTAAATTTCACATAACCATGAAACTGGTTGATTCTTacagaataataaaaaaaatgcaaggTAAATTAACAGAGGAATTCAAACCTTGCAGAGGTGATTGGTGGAACTAATTTCCAACCTAACTAACTTTTAAAACTCTTCAACACCAAAGCAGatagtaatttttcttttgtggaAACTAGAAAGCTACATAGCATGTACGTACGATGTTTGTTAGCATAAGTAAGTAATtaagtatttataataaatgatCAACTGCAGTTTATTACAGGAAAATGGATGATTTGTGCATGATTAACCAAATAATAATTTCTAAACTTTCAAATAATAGTAGTGAATGTGTTTATGCCAACTCTCATGCACGTATCTTCATCATAATTCCCTAAAAAAGATTCTTCTTTCTAACAATTATGATAATCTGAAGTTATAATATTAACTAATAACTACTAATTTGCAGAACTAATTAAGGGAATGTTTGGCATAACTAATAACTACTCATTTAAAACACTCCATTCTTGTTATTTGCACACCAAGCATTTGTGTACCATTGTCAAATCTTAAGAGTGTCCCTTACTATTAAAAGCACGAGTCACCAAATTTGTTCCATCATGGTTTGGAGTTTAAAATTATTCTACACTTTAAATGTTATATAACACCCTGATCAAGACAAACAACACTCATCAAGGCACACTCTTTTCGCATTTGGGACGGTTTAGTAGGCAACAACAAGCCGTACGTACTTGAATGGGCAAGAGAAGAGACCAACAATTAGTCAATTACTAATACTCACACTTGCAATATTTGGTCAAGTGGTTTAGATCAAGACAAGGTATATTAAGTATAGGAGGCAGCCGACACTGCTATACATCCATTATTCTTTTACCAAGAATCGATTTTAATTTAgtgataaattatttatttgtctCATATAATATGTGATTTTTAAATAgattaaattaagaaaataccTTCTACATATTATTTCTTGGCCTGTgtcatatatataaatttattattttattaaacatttttatattataaatgtagaaatataatgattattttgaattttctgcAAAAGACAAATATAATATTGAAATTACTACAAAACCAGAATGATGATTtgagaaaatattaaaacagACTTAATTCAATTTTACACGAAATTAGATGTCTGGATTCCAAAATTTTGTTCAATAatgactgatttttttttttttttttttttttttataatccaTGATAGCTCTAATCCCAACTCATATCAAATGTACTTGTTATCAAAAAATAATGAGCCAAACCAAATCCAATCATGAATAAGCCAATAGGTTATAATCTTTGGCAAGGAAGTTGTATGATTATTAGTTAAGtaggttaattaattaaactcactcaataagaacaaaaaaatattggCATTAGAatgtactaattaggaaaaacTTGTTTTGGCTTACTTGGAATGGTCATATAATCTAGGCATTGTTTTTGGCTTACATGATAGGGTAATCAATCTAGGCATGGAATTAACACATTCATATATTGGAGTATTATATGTATAATTTcatcatgtaatttaaaatttaatatattaaatttatctaGTGGTAGAAAACTTTCTTCTCCACTCTTGTATATAATATAGATTCTATTCTCATCAAATAACTACATGAGTTATCGTTTCTCCCTTCAGTTTGTTGCCATATATTATTTTAGAACTTATCTATTTAATcaaattcttatattttcatatgtAAAATTTTTGTGTGATTATGCCCTTTTCATCTCTTTTAATTTGCTACGATGCCTATTTATGAAATGATACATTTGAATTAATGGGTATAGACATATTCTCTTATCTTGTCTCAAtcataaattcttttttttttcctctataaaatattatatccaTTCGAAAATACTTACacctaattataatatattatgtggAAAATATCACTATAAGTTTATCTTATTTATTCACTAACtatcaattaaaattaaaaataacccATAAATATATAGcaatattaaaaaacaaaaacattgaGAAAAATGTATCCATTTAACTTAAACAAATTCTTAGTACATCACAATTCCAAATAAATTATCTCAAATTTCTCTTTCTGACCTGAATTGTGGCATGGGGATGGGGCCCTTGCTATATGGAGAAGtcacacaataatttatttttacaagAAGTCACCCCTTGATGCTAGCAAAAAGGAATCAAACCACATATTCCTTCAAGCTTGCTTAAAGAATAATGAGTGAAATCATTTTGACTTAATTACTTCTTACCATATAtgcaaattttgtaataaaagtatataatataatctTTACTAAATATGGGCAAAAATATCATTTCTCTTAGAAATAGACTTGGATCTTCTATGTAACCTTTCTCAcccaataaagaaaaaaaaaaaaaaaaaaaaaaaaaaaaaaaaaccaaacattCACTTTTAATGGATAATCGTGaacaaaattttaacaaaaagatTAGACCAACATTACAAAATGGtctaaaaatataagttaaacaAAACACTCATTTATGTCATACatgatttaatttttctattatatataatacacagagttttaaattaaatgattcGGATCAGAACTTAGACGAGCACAAGCCTATATTCCCTTGAACAAAGGTTGAGGAAGGCCATTGATGGCAACGGCTGCGGTGGTGGCACCTCGGCTGCTGCCGCCTTGAAACAAGCGTTTTAAGGTCTTAAGGTGACCCAAAACTTGTTTATAAACACCCATTTTAGTCTTAGCCATGTTAGACAACATAGTCTTCCTTAACCTCAACAATTTCTTACCAATTCTCAGCTTTAATTTGCTTATTCTTAGCCTTAACCAGCTAGAAGACCTTGATGATCTTCTTACTATAGGTTGATCAGCTTGCTTTAATGTCTTGTATATTAAAAATTGTGCTTCTCTATGATTTCTTTCTTCTGGGTCTTCTTTCTCCATCATAGTGTAACCATAacttgtattattatttctcttgAATAAATTTgccattttaatattttcttttttatgtaaaaaaggAAGTACCAAAAAAGTTGGAGAAAGGAAGAGATTTTTGGTAGGAAGTATAGTGAGGAGGGAAAAAGAGAGGAGATTTGTTGGTGGGGAGGATGAATTGGGGGTGGGAAGGATTTTGGTTATTTATAAGTAGGATAAAGTGAGGTAGTCAAGTTTTAGGAAAAAaacatattcttattatttttatttttatatttattattattaatattatattttttggtttagagaatttctacaaaGAAGGGAGAATATGGAATAAATCATTTTATAGGTGTGGATCAATACTATGTTATCAAGGTGTAGAattctcattattattataaatttatcagCGAGTTTTATATCAGACTGTTGCATTAAGAGACGAGCCATATAATTTTAAGAGAAAAAGTATACGATAGCCCAACAAAAATAATCTCGCTGT of the Amaranthus tricolor cultivar Red isolate AtriRed21 chromosome 6, ASM2621246v1, whole genome shotgun sequence genome contains:
- the LOC130815171 gene encoding probable disease resistance protein At4g27220; the encoded protein is MPLAAFATPFLTAVGGLVTGLIAAWVREEYVPHRFKERRSNLENLKTKIAEAREMLNRLQAQANGTTFLLTDVKDWMREAEDSLNKVDIENLRRSIDGRCMNGFLPDCCRRCAASAAIEREISIFDQLIEKNRCVRMKPVVRGYQRACNETVVRTRNIDIENIWKSLTQKQNVKVLCIHGIAGVGKTAVAEAIYNQALYECNSFDYVIWVAAEFGVQLKILQEQVARSLNITLPDTSDDASRALKLRDEFVLRKKCLVILDFLWDDYSLQEIGIPESDNGEVVCKVILTSRSRFACPRIVKNEYYEIKPLSSVDTLAFLKRTVGDSLFLVDSEIQEKAIEDCAGLPLAVLILGMHLREVQGQSLDEISIALQERLSSRARSTPSTAMQFERLEYSYKRLEEKYQQCFLYCALYPKGIPIEAKQLIDYWIWEGLLDIYVESLEEKRKLGMKVLKELKDARLLEAVDSNGSQEWVKMLGLLHDMAVNIISKQDNDFFINAGDNLLVLPTIDDQCGKIKRASFMHNQLKAPSKKPNFPNLSTLLLQYNPLDWFSLDFFTGMPKLKVLDLSYTHVSFLPPSACTLKLLQVLLLRHCPSLKHLPDLSNLEELIVLDLFGTPLENLPAGMQRLKKLKRLDLSHSKLTKFPAELVGSLPCLQELLIVMDDAKGCYWRSKQVISSFSRDACVEELACLEGLTILELNFFNVTMFNDYMNAFVRARRHHCSPSFKYYVGGFCTNGNVSRNSIVLIDDYRVNQLPEGTLELYLTMHSQSLKTLKETGIRFQNLKVLNVFDYSGLEYLFSFEMLNCLCNLEKISVRQCWSMKALIRPVVDAHLDTTITLSYHLPRLLELVLIDLPQLNSICSEKQLDWPVFHSFSVWNCEKLTELPLIVSQTGEFRISKKIKIRGNRFWFKDVEREETHSSNYEFEEAVLPENLVSFVSVKTEKLSTESTTSSGETKVFRIFKRKKAEKTRAATILANDDINASPSHSPSHSYITRRLEATSTFIKRVHANVRDLFTRQQNGYASPSNGASSVSMITPTNSRRFLHFTLL
- the LOC130815754 gene encoding uncharacterized protein LOC130815754, whose amino-acid sequence is MANLFKRNNNTSYGYTMMEKEDPEERNHREAQFLIYKTLKQADQPIVRRSSRSSSWLRLRISKLKLRIGKKLLRLRKTMLSNMAKTKMGVYKQVLGHLKTLKRLFQGGSSRGATTAAVAINGLPQPLFKGI